One genomic window of Elaeis guineensis isolate ETL-2024a chromosome 2, EG11, whole genome shotgun sequence includes the following:
- the LOC109506521 gene encoding CASP-like protein N24 isoform X1, producing MGSPLQSALRGSAENSIRPSSQETREEEPIGSPLPSPLRRPEYPLPLPAPPEKSPFDGMEEEAMDSPLRKPIPPAPQNTPEMSRSPAPATIALAIANQLSRDDLAVVAKMVAGGGGGAGGGAGDGGYGSNATGDAERVFRPVPPTVRLATVRRAALGLRVSAMLLCLVSFSVMAADKTEGWAGDFFDRYEEYRRDELIMIIGRYCLAVNIIVFVYSGFQVIKEVHHSITKKFIVRRPKEFVFDFSMDQILAYLLLSASSAAASRSDVWVSRFGGDDFTHMINASVAMAFLAFIAIAVSSLISAYYLFR from the exons ATGGGTTCCCCGCTCCAATCAGCGCTTCGGGGTTCCGCGGAGAACTCGATCCGGCCGTCGTCTCAGGAGACAAGAGAAGAAGAACCGATAGGCTCTCCTCTGCCGTCGCCGCTCCGGCGCCCGGAGTACCCGCTCCCGCTGCCGGCGCCGCCGGAGAAGAGCCCCTTCGATGGCATGGAAGAAGAAGCCATGGATTCCCCTCTCCGGAAACCGATCCCACCGGCCCCACAGAACACCCCCGAGATGTCGCGGTCTCCTGCGCCGGCCACCATAGCGCTGGCGATTGCGAACCAGCTCAGCCGGGACGATCTGGCGGTTGTGGCGAAGATGGTAGCCGGTGGCGGAGGCGGTGCTGGGGGCGGGGCTGGGGATGGGGGGTATGGCTCGAATGCTACTGGGGATGCGGAGAGGGTGTTCCGGCCTGTGCCGCCGACCGTGCGGCTGGCGACGGTGAGGAGAGCGGCGCTGGGGCTTAGGGTTTCAGCGATGTTACTGTGCCTCGTCTCGTTCTCGGTCATGGCCGCCGATAAGACCGAGGGTTGGGCGGGCGACTTCTTCGACCGCTACGAGGAGTACCG AAGAGATGAGTTGATTATGATCATTGGCCG GTATTGCCTGGCGGTGAACATAATTGTGTTCGTGTACTCGGGGTTTCAGGTGATTAAGGAGGTCCATCATTCGATCACAAAAAAGTTTATCGTGCGCCGTCCAAAGGAATTCGTTTTTGATTTCTCCATGGATCAG ATACTGGCTTACCTTCTGCTCTCAGCATCATCTGCAGCAGCCTCTCGCAGTGACGTTTGGGTGTCAAGATTTGGTGGTGATGACTTCACACACATGATCAATGCTTCGGTTGCAATGGCGTTCCTTGCATTCATTGCCATCGCCGTCAGCTCACTCATCTCTGCTTATTATCTTTTCAGATGA
- the LOC109506521 gene encoding CASP-like protein 4A2 isoform X2, translating into MGSPLQSALRGSAENSIRPSSQETREEEPIGSPLPSPLRRPEYPLPLPAPPEKSPFDGMEEEAMDSPLRKPIPPAPQNTPEMSRSPAPATIALAIANQLSRDDLAVVAKMVAGGGGGAGGGAGDGGYGSNATGDAERVFRPVPPTVRLATVRRAALGLRVSAMLLCLVSFSVMAADKTEGWAGDFFDRYEEYRYCLAVNIIVFVYSGFQVIKEVHHSITKKFIVRRPKEFVFDFSMDQILAYLLLSASSAAASRSDVWVSRFGGDDFTHMINASVAMAFLAFIAIAVSSLISAYYLFR; encoded by the exons ATGGGTTCCCCGCTCCAATCAGCGCTTCGGGGTTCCGCGGAGAACTCGATCCGGCCGTCGTCTCAGGAGACAAGAGAAGAAGAACCGATAGGCTCTCCTCTGCCGTCGCCGCTCCGGCGCCCGGAGTACCCGCTCCCGCTGCCGGCGCCGCCGGAGAAGAGCCCCTTCGATGGCATGGAAGAAGAAGCCATGGATTCCCCTCTCCGGAAACCGATCCCACCGGCCCCACAGAACACCCCCGAGATGTCGCGGTCTCCTGCGCCGGCCACCATAGCGCTGGCGATTGCGAACCAGCTCAGCCGGGACGATCTGGCGGTTGTGGCGAAGATGGTAGCCGGTGGCGGAGGCGGTGCTGGGGGCGGGGCTGGGGATGGGGGGTATGGCTCGAATGCTACTGGGGATGCGGAGAGGGTGTTCCGGCCTGTGCCGCCGACCGTGCGGCTGGCGACGGTGAGGAGAGCGGCGCTGGGGCTTAGGGTTTCAGCGATGTTACTGTGCCTCGTCTCGTTCTCGGTCATGGCCGCCGATAAGACCGAGGGTTGGGCGGGCGACTTCTTCGACCGCTACGAGGAGTACCG GTATTGCCTGGCGGTGAACATAATTGTGTTCGTGTACTCGGGGTTTCAGGTGATTAAGGAGGTCCATCATTCGATCACAAAAAAGTTTATCGTGCGCCGTCCAAAGGAATTCGTTTTTGATTTCTCCATGGATCAG ATACTGGCTTACCTTCTGCTCTCAGCATCATCTGCAGCAGCCTCTCGCAGTGACGTTTGGGTGTCAAGATTTGGTGGTGATGACTTCACACACATGATCAATGCTTCGGTTGCAATGGCGTTCCTTGCATTCATTGCCATCGCCGTCAGCTCACTCATCTCTGCTTATTATCTTTTCAGATGA
- the LOC140855490 gene encoding uncharacterized protein, whose translation MREGERIVVECNQLGQPIKKAACLLTSFLGTVARRPQLCPLGYAKWNDMLPTYKVELLRVIESKFVLPPSTHDFVMKSLNRKWKEYKAQLKKDYMRQGMTEEEVARNCPPDVPPHQWMELVHYWFSERAQTYSAIGRAARAAQSVPHTSGSKSYARLRQEFEDEHGREPGQVEFYRMTHTHQDGTFVRDESRDLYERATSLIAERDDESAASTQQSRIEAEVFTELMGPERYGRVRGYGVGVTPTQLSEVSRYTQHAATDAQDSRVRRLEAEIQEIRQSRAAEMEEMRQSRAEMQAMRGQIDRLTSLLEMYGSSQAPGISGTHRDSGTSRGDNDDHPPAD comes from the exons atgcgtgagggcgagaggattgttgtggagtgcaatcagctaggtcagccaattaagaaagctgcctgcttattgacttcatttttggggactgttgctcggaggcctcagctatgtccgttgggctatgcaaaatggaatgacatgcttccaacgtacaaagttgagctcctccgagttatagag agcaagtttgttctccctccatccactcatgattttgtaatgaagtctctcaaccgcaaatggaaagaatataaagcacaattgaagaaggactatatgagacagggtatgacagaggaggaggttgctaggaattgtcctcctgatgtaccccctcatcagtggatggagttggttcattactggttctccgagagggcacag acttattctgctattggtagagctgcacgagcagctcagtctgttcctcatacatcggggtcgaagagttatgcacgactccgacaggagttt gaggatgagcatgggagggaacccggacaagtggagttttaccggatgactcatactcatcaggatggtacttttgttcgagatgagtcgagagatttatat gagagggctacatctctcattgcggagcgtgacgacgagtccgcagcatctacgcagcagagccgtatcgaggccgaggtattcacagagttgatgggaccagagcgctacggccgagtgaggggttatggagtaggagtcacccccactcagttatctgaggttagtagatatacgcagcatgctgcaacagatgctcaggattcacgcgttcgcagactcgaggcggagatacaggagattagacagagtcgtgccgctgagatggaggagatgcgccagagccgtgccgagatgcaggccatgaggggacagattgatcgccttacatctttattagagatgtatggttcatctcag gctcctggcatatcaggcacccatcgagatagcggcacgtcacgtggagacaacgacgaccatccgcctgcagattga